Below is a genomic region from Candidatus Deferrimicrobiaceae bacterium.
TCCATTTGGCGATGGCCTCCCGCATCGCCTCGATCTTTCTGAGTTCGATCATTTCCTTGGTGATCTGCCCCTTCTGGAGCCGCAGCGACTCGGCCTCCGCCTTCGCCTGGGCCACTTTTTGCTCCGCCTCGATCTTGATCCTCTCCAGGTCCCTCTGGGCCCTCAAGGCAAACTGCTCCGCCTCCTGCTTCGACTCGATCGCATCGGTGAACTTCTTGGAGAAGCTGAAGTCGATGACCGAGAATCCGTCCACGAACAGGTTGTAGTCGGAAAGCTTCTGGCTTAAGGCATCCTTGATCGCGGTGCTTACGGCCTCCCGCTCGCCGATCAACTGGACCGCGGTGTACTTCGCCGTCACCGCCTTCACGGCCTCCTGGACGGTCGGGTCGATGATCCTCTCCTTGAACGCCACCCCGATGTTCTGGTACACCCAGTTGGCCTTGTCCGGGACGATGTGGTAGTTGAGCGCGATCACCGACTTGATGTCCTGGAGATCCTTGCTCGCCGCTTCCGACCGGGTTTCCGATTTCTGGATCTTGACGTCCATCTTCACGATCTTCTGCATGATCGGAATCCGAAGGTGCAGGCCCTCCCCCAGGACTTCGTCCTGGACCGCCCCGAAGTTGAGCAGGACTCCCCGTTCCCCCGCGTCGATCTTCACGAAGGGATTGATAATGAGGAGTACAAGAAGCACGGCCACCGCGACGATGCCCATCCCCACCCTCTTGCTGATCTGTTTTACCGTCTTTCTCATTTCGAATTCCTGCATGACAACCTCCTGTCAGGAAACGGAATCCAAAGAATCCGCGAATGGATGGTTTCTGTTCGTTCCCCCCGGAACGGGAACCGTGGGAGTCAGGGAATGTGCCGGGAACCGCGTTCCCCCGGGGAACGGGCTTTTCTCCTGCAAGGAGCAACCGGCGCGCGAAAGCACCCGCCGCCGCATCGCCATCCAGGGTGGACAGGAACCTTTCCCGCGAAAATCCCCGCCGTTGCTCGTTTCACCATAAGTTTTGGCCCGGTGCGTGTCAAGGGGGGGAGAATTGGGGTACATTGGAAATCTATGGTTTGTCCGGAATGCAAAGCGGAGTACATCGAGGGGATCCACGTCTGTCCCGATTGCCGGGTCCCGCTGGTGCAGGAGCTCCCCCCGCAGCCCCTGCCGGAGTACGTGGAGTACGTCACCATCCTGAAAACGGGAAATCCCGTCGTCCTTGCCATGGTGAAGTCGCTCCTTTCGGCCGCCGGGATCCGGCACTTCGTCAAGGGAGGGGTTCTCCAGGACCTGTTCCGCGTCGGCACGGCGGAAATCCAGGTCGGGAGGGACGACGAACCGGAGGCGAGAAATCTCCTGAATGAGCGCACCATCGAGCCCGGGGAGGCAGGTTGACGGGGCGCCGCTCCCCGGTCCTCCCTTCCCCGATCTCCCGGAACGGATACGGGCGGCCCGAAAAATCCGGTCCGGGGCGTTACCCGGTCAGCCGAGGAAATCCGCAAGCTCCGGGACCTTGAACCCGTCCCCCCGCAACCGGGTTTTCACGGTCCCCACGTCGATCGTCCCGATCCGGAGGAATGCCGCGAACTCTTCCCCGAAAGGGGACAGCACCATGCTCCGGTCTCGATCCGCATCTCCGCCAGTTTCCGGATCAGCCGGACGAGGGAGTCCATGCCTTACGGCAGGATCACCTCGATCCGCACCCCGATCCCCTCGATGTTGAGGGAGTCGATGAACGCGGCGAGCACGTCCACCTTGGTGACGATCCCCACCAGTTTTTTCCCCTCCACCACCGGGAGAGCCCCGAACCTCCTCCGGTGAAGGACCAAGAGCGCGTCCTCGATCGTGTCCCCCGGGCTCATGGTGATCACATCGCGGGTCATGATCTCCCTGACGTTCCCGATCCTCCGGGATACCGTCCCCTTCCCGTCGACCGTTTCCCTCCGGAGGAACCATTTCCGGAGGTCCGTATCCGATACGATCCCCACGAGATCCTCTCCCTCGACCACAGGAAGGTGGTGGATCCGATTCTCCTCGAGAATCCGTTGGGCGTCCCTCACCGTATCCATCGGGGACAACGTGATCACCTTCCTCGTCATCCTTCTGCCGACGTACATGGCACGCTCCTTCCCTGGAGGGTTTTCAGGTGGGCGATCGCCGACGACTTGAGGGAGGATTCGTTGTATCCGCCCTCGAGGACGGAGACGATGCGCCCCCGGCAATGCTTGTCGGCCATTTCGCAGATTCTTTGGGTCATGTGGACGAACGATCGCTCGGTCAACAGGAGGTCCGCGATGGGATCGTCCTTGTGCGCGTCGAATCCCGCGGAGATCATGATGAGATCGGGACGGAACCTTTCGATCTCCGGGATGACATCCCCCTCGAAGACGGCCAGAAACTCCGTGTCCCCGGTATGGGGTTTCACGGGGAGATTGAGCGTGGTTCCGTACCCCTCCCCCCTTCCCTTCTCCATCCTTCTCCCGGTCCCCGGGAAGCAGAAGGTCGGGTGCTCGTGGATGCTGCAGAAATAGGTGAGAGGGTCCTCCTCGAAGATCTCCTGGGTCCCGTTCCCGTGGTGCACATCCCAGTCGAGGATGAAGATCTTTTCCACGCCATAGACGGTCCGGGCGTGGAGGGCCCCCACGGCGACGTTGTTCAGATAGCAGAACCCCATGGCGGACTTTCTCCCGGCATGGTGCCCGGGGGGCCTCACGGCGCAGAAGATGTTTTCGACTCTCCCGTTCAGCACGGCATCGACCCCCGCCATCACCCCGCCCGCGGCAAGCAGCGCGACATCGTAACTCGCCTCGCTGATCGAGCAGTCCACCGTGGCGAACGTTTTTCTGCCCGAGCGCACGCTGTTCCGGAACGCCTCCAGGTAGTCGGGAGGGTGGATCTTCTCGATGAGACCCATGTTCGGCATGTAGGGCTCGAGAAAGACGAGGCTTCCCTGGAGGTCGTCCTTCCGGATCGCATCCAGAAGCGTCACCAGGCGCCTGCGGCTCTCCGGGTGGCCGGACCGGGGCCTGTGGTTCAGATAGCCGGGGGTGTAGACGAATCCCGTTCTCCTCGGCGTGTTCGTGAAGATGATCTTATACCCGTCCCAGGGATGGGAGGACAGCAGGAACGCCTTCCCCAGGGGAAACAACTCCTCCTCCCGATGCTCCCCGTCTCTCTCCCACGAATAGTACCCTTCCCGGTTCCGGTAGACGGGAACCCTGAGGTCCCTCCGGAACAGGGCGATGTCGTAGGCGTGGTTGAGCCTGTTCATGTCGGTTTCCTCGACGGGGAGTCTCCGATCCTGGACGAGTCTGGCCAGGCCCGCCTTCATCCGCAGGAAATCCCCCTTGTCCAGGCAGTCGAATCCTTCCTTCGCCCAGTAATATTTCCCGACGGAGAGGGACGCGCTGAGACGGAACTGGTGGAATCCAAGATCGTGGAAAAACTTTTCGTAATAGCGGAACAGGGCCGACGCGTACCCCGAGCTCTGCTCCGAGAGACGGATATGATCGATGTAGACGATCCGCAGCCGCATGCCCCGGAGATAGGCGAGCAGGCCGAGGTTCCGGTTCATCAGGGAAAGGAAAAAGAGGGTCATCTCGCCGACCGCCTCGCCCCCGAGGAAGATCTGGGTATCGTAGATGATCCGGTCCTTCCCCATCAGGAGCATGTTCTCCCGGTGCTCGAAATTCAAAAATTTCGCGGAAACCTGGTCGAAGAAGTCCGCGGGGGAGATGAGATCGCGGAAGAGGCGGGACCAGACGGAAAGGAGCATTTTCCTCGAGGGAAGACTGCTGACAAGAAATTTCCTCTTCGCTCCCTCCTTCTTGATGATGTCGGGGTTCATCTCGGCTCCGAAGAGCCGGTTCTCCCCGATCAGGGTTTCGAATCCCTTCTCGATTTCCCGGCGCGGGAGGGGATGGGCGAACGTCATCCCGTCGAGCAGGGGATTCTCTCTCCTCAGCTGCATCGCACTCCCGGGCGCGAGGAATCTTTCCTATTCTCCGTTTTTCCCTACCCTCCCGGCAAGCGCGAGGATACGCGATCCGCTTATTCCTTTGCCTTCGCCCCCGCGTGCCGGGCGAGGAATTCCTTCAACCGGACGGCATCCGGGGGAGAGGGAAATTCCTTCCCCTTGAGAATCTCGCGAGGGCGCACTCCCTCCCTCCCGTAATAATCGGCGTTGGCGTCGCCGTCGATCTGCAGGGCGGCCCCTGCGACCGAGACCCCCGCGAACAGGCCCCTGCTCCGGGAATAGGAGTAGATCTCGGCCTTCAGTTGTACGTCCGTCGCTGCCTCGACGCTGCGCCCCACCGGGCCGGCCGCCACGGCGGCGTCGGCCCCCAGGGTGAACTTCCCCTTCATGATTCCTTCGACGCTTTGCCCGCTTTTGAACACGAGGATGACGTCGGTGGACGTGGCGCCGATCTGCCACCCGACGCTTCCGCCGGTGAGGGAGACGAAAACCGGGTTGCTAAAGCCCCCGTCTTCTTGGCGGATGAGGAGCACGCCGCGCCCGTGACGGCCGCCCACCACGAATCCGACCTTGATCACGCCGGGCACGATGGCGATGCCGTTCGCATTCTCCAGAAGACTCGGCGGGATCCCTTTCTCGGGAATGGCCAAAATCTCCTCGAGGACTTCGAGTGCCGTCCGGACAACCTTCGTTTCCTTGCTCCCCGCCTCGAGCGGTCCCGCCATACACACCAGGACGGCCATGATCGCGGGGGCGATTGCCCAGGTCATTCGCTTCATCGGATATCGCTCCTTTCCGAAAAAAGAGATTGCGGCCCAAATCGTCACGCCTCTTCCCGACAGGGATACGTTCCCCGGGGACATTCCCAGGGGGGACATTCCCATCGGGGACATTCCTGATTCATCTCCGGGATGCGGGAGAGGAGTGTCCCCTCACATCAGGAGTGTCCCCCCCCAGCGTTGAAGAGTTCCCCCGCCCAGGCCCTCTTCTCCTTTCCCGAGAGCCGGCGCAGGGCGTGTTCCTCCCTGAGGGCGTCGGACCGGCTCCCGCAAGGCCGTTTCGCCAGAAGCGCCACGGGCGGGTTGATCCGGGTAAAGACGGCGCCTCGCCCGGACCGGTGTTGCCGGTAGCGGGCTTCGGGGTCTTTCGCGATCCCCGTGTAGATCTTCCCCCCCCGGCACTCGATCATGTAGACCCACCAGGTCCCGGACATCCCCTGCGCTTCCCGGTTTCCCCTACCGGCCGGCGACACCCGAGGGATACCCCTCGTTCTCGGTCGCGCTTGTGAGCCGTTCGATGGACGCCCGGGACGGATCGTAGGTAACCACCGCCCTCGGAGGGGAAAGGGTGACCTCCGCCGACAGGACCCCCTCGACGGCCTCCAGGCTCTTTTTGACCGCCATCACGCAATGGCCGCACGTCATCCCTTTCACGTTCAGCGTGACCGTTTCCACCGTCGCTCTCCTTCTTCGCCTGCACGTTTCCCTGACGGAATCATTATATTCCCTCCCGGCCCTCTTCCCTTCCGCAACGAGGCTCTCCTTCTTTGGGCAATCGGTCGGAGTCGGTGTAGAATTCCCTCGAGACCACCCGATTGCCTCCAGGTTCGTTCCCTCTGGCAAAGGAGAAACCATGCCCCGAAAAGCCATGCCCGACCTGGACCGGGACAAACTCTCCTCCTATCTGGAATCCCTTTTCGGAACCGCCGTGCGGATCGTATCCCTTTCCCTCCTGGGAGAGGCGGTGGCGGCCGGCGCCGTCAAGGGGTTCGGCTACGGCATCCCGGTCATGGTGGAGTACGAGGTTTCCGGAGAGCGCCGCAAGGCCGTCCTCGAGACGACGAGTCCGGGGCCCTTCGGGCACGAACACATGTCGGATCGGGCCCAGATGCTTCTATGGGATCACGAGGCGTATAACCGCCTTCCCCTTCACGCGCATTCCCTGGACGTGGGGGGGGTCGACCGGGACGGCAGCCTCCATTCGCTCGGGAACGTGGAAGAGTTCTTCCTCCTCGTCGAGCATGTGGAAGGACATGGCTACATCCGGGACCTTGCCCGTCTCCAGGCGGGGGGAAAGCTCACCGACCTCGACCTGGCGCGGGCCGACGCCCTTTGCGACTACCTCGCGGACATCCACCGGGAGAAAGGTCCCGACCCCGGACTTTACGTCCGCCGGATCCGGGAGCTCGTGGGACACGGCGAGTGCATCATGGGGCTTCTGGACAGCTATCCTCCGCGGCACGGGTTCATCACCCCCGAACTGCTGGAAGGAATCGAGCGACGCTGCGTGGCCTGGCGGTGGCGAATCAAGGGACGGACCCACCGGCTCCGGCAGGTGCACGGGGATTTTCATCCCTACAACATCCTGTTCGGAGACGGGACACGGTTCCGGGTCATCGACCGTTCCCGGGGCGAGTGGGGCGAGCCGGCCGACGACGTCACCTCCCTCACCGGGAACTACCTCTTCTGCTCGCTTCAGCAAAACGGTCGCCTCACCGGATCCTTCGAGACCCTCTTCCGGAGGTTCTGGGACCGGTATCTCGAAAAAACCGGAGATCGGGAGATGCTTGCGGTCGCCGCCCCTTTTTACGCCTTCCGGGGTCTCGTGATGGCCAGCCCCCTGTGGTATCCCACCCTGGACGAAGACGTGCGCGGGAAACTCTTCTCCTTCCTCATGGAGGTCCTGGACGCGGAGTCCTTCGACCCGAGCCGCGTGAACGCTTACTGCGGGGCGGGATAGCCGTGGAAGCGGGATTCGCCGTCTGGATCACGGGCCTTCCGGCATCGGGAAAATCGACCGTTTCCTCGGCCCTCGAGAAGGAGCTCGCGTCCCTCGGGGTAAACGTCGCGGTTCTCGAGTCCGACGCGCTCCGGAAGATCTTCACGCCGAACCCCCGCTACGACGAGGAGGAGCGGGACCTCTTTTACGGCGCGGTCGCCCACGTGGGCCGGATTCTGACCGAACACGGCGTATCGGTGATCTTCGACGCCACCGCCAACCGGCGCGCCTATCGGAACCGGGCACGGCGGGAAATCGCGCGGTACCTGGAAGTCTTCGTCGACTGCTCCCTCGCCGTCTGCATGGCCCGGGACCCCAAGGGAATCTACCGGAGAGGAAAGGAAGGGAGCGCAGCCGGCGTTCCCGGGCTGCAGGCCGATTACGAACCTCCCGCCGCTCCCGACGTGGTGGTGCGGGGGGAGACGGAGGCGCCGGCGGTCGCCGCACACCGCATTGTCCGCAAACTCATCGAAAAGGGATACGTGAAGGAGTGACGAAGACGTGGAA
It encodes:
- a CDS encoding prohibitin family protein codes for the protein MQEFEMRKTVKQISKRVGMGIVAVAVLLVLLIINPFVKIDAGERGVLLNFGAVQDEVLGEGLHLRIPIMQKIVKMDVKIQKSETRSEAASKDLQDIKSVIALNYHIVPDKANWVYQNIGVAFKERIIDPTVQEAVKAVTAKYTAVQLIGEREAVSTAIKDALSQKLSDYNLFVDGFSVIDFSFSKKFTDAIESKQEAEQFALRAQRDLERIKIEAEQKVAQAKAEAESLRLQKGQITKEMIELRKIEAMREAIAKWNGTVPNVLLSGGGASPLISLDGLMKK
- a CDS encoding DUF2007 domain-containing protein, which codes for MVCPECKAEYIEGIHVCPDCRVPLVQELPPQPLPEYVEYVTILKTGNPVVLAMVKSLLSAAGIRHFVKGGVLQDLFRVGTAEIQVGRDDEPEARNLLNERTIEPGEAG
- a CDS encoding CBS domain-containing protein, with protein sequence MYVGRRMTRKVITLSPMDTVRDAQRILEENRIHHLPVVEGEDLVGIVSDTDLRKWFLRRETVDGKGTVSRRIGNVREIMTRDVITMSPGDTIEDALLVLHRRRFGALPVVEGKKLVGIVTKVDVLAAFIDSLNIEGIGVRIEVILP
- a CDS encoding histone deacetylase, producing MQLRRENPLLDGMTFAHPLPRREIEKGFETLIGENRLFGAEMNPDIIKKEGAKRKFLVSSLPSRKMLLSVWSRLFRDLISPADFFDQVSAKFLNFEHRENMLLMGKDRIIYDTQIFLGGEAVGEMTLFFLSLMNRNLGLLAYLRGMRLRIVYIDHIRLSEQSSGYASALFRYYEKFFHDLGFHQFRLSASLSVGKYYWAKEGFDCLDKGDFLRMKAGLARLVQDRRLPVEETDMNRLNHAYDIALFRRDLRVPVYRNREGYYSWERDGEHREEELFPLGKAFLLSSHPWDGYKIIFTNTPRRTGFVYTPGYLNHRPRSGHPESRRRLVTLLDAIRKDDLQGSLVFLEPYMPNMGLIEKIHPPDYLEAFRNSVRSGRKTFATVDCSISEASYDVALLAAGGVMAGVDAVLNGRVENIFCAVRPPGHHAGRKSAMGFCYLNNVAVGALHARTVYGVEKIFILDWDVHHGNGTQEIFEEDPLTYFCSIHEHPTFCFPGTGRRMEKGRGEGYGTTLNLPVKPHTGDTEFLAVFEGDVIPEIERFRPDLIMISAGFDAHKDDPIADLLLTERSFVHMTQRICEMADKHCRGRIVSVLEGGYNESSLKSSAIAHLKTLQGRSVPCTSAEG
- a CDS encoding lipid-binding SYLF domain-containing protein, translated to MKRMTWAIAPAIMAVLVCMAGPLEAGSKETKVVRTALEVLEEILAIPEKGIPPSLLENANGIAIVPGVIKVGFVVGGRHGRGVLLIRQEDGGFSNPVFVSLTGGSVGWQIGATSTDVILVFKSGQSVEGIMKGKFTLGADAAVAAGPVGRSVEAATDVQLKAEIYSYSRSRGLFAGVSVAGAALQIDGDANADYYGREGVRPREILKGKEFPSPPDAVRLKEFLARHAGAKAKE
- a CDS encoding GIY-YIG nuclease family protein; the encoded protein is MSGTWWVYMIECRGGKIYTGIAKDPEARYRQHRSGRGAVFTRINPPVALLAKRPCGSRSDALREEHALRRLSGKEKRAWAGELFNAGGGHS
- a CDS encoding cation transporter; the protein is METVTLNVKGMTCGHCVMAVKKSLEAVEGVLSAEVTLSPPRAVVTYDPSRASIERLTSATENEGYPSGVAGR
- a CDS encoding phosphotransferase → MPRKAMPDLDRDKLSSYLESLFGTAVRIVSLSLLGEAVAAGAVKGFGYGIPVMVEYEVSGERRKAVLETTSPGPFGHEHMSDRAQMLLWDHEAYNRLPLHAHSLDVGGVDRDGSLHSLGNVEEFFLLVEHVEGHGYIRDLARLQAGGKLTDLDLARADALCDYLADIHREKGPDPGLYVRRIRELVGHGECIMGLLDSYPPRHGFITPELLEGIERRCVAWRWRIKGRTHRLRQVHGDFHPYNILFGDGTRFRVIDRSRGEWGEPADDVTSLTGNYLFCSLQQNGRLTGSFETLFRRFWDRYLEKTGDREMLAVAAPFYAFRGLVMASPLWYPTLDEDVRGKLFSFLMEVLDAESFDPSRVNAYCGAG
- a CDS encoding adenylyl-sulfate kinase, encoding MEAGFAVWITGLPASGKSTVSSALEKELASLGVNVAVLESDALRKIFTPNPRYDEEERDLFYGAVAHVGRILTEHGVSVIFDATANRRAYRNRARREIARYLEVFVDCSLAVCMARDPKGIYRRGKEGSAAGVPGLQADYEPPAAPDVVVRGETEAPAVAAHRIVRKLIEKGYVKE